Part of the Syntrophobacterales bacterium genome, GGCATATCCGCGAGCGCTCTTGCCGGTGGATGGTATCACACTCTCGCTATTAATAAAGATAACGGTGGGGTATGGTCCTGGGGAAGAAATAATAATGGTCAGTTAGGTAATGGTAAAACCAAAGGCAGCCTTACCCCTGTACAGGTTGATCTGTCCGCCAAGATTTTAGCTGCAGGAGCAGGTCACTCTCTTGCCCTTAAAGACAACGGAGAGGTATGGACCTGGGGAAAGAACTCTAGCGGTCAGTTGGGCGATGGGACGACTAAAAGGCACAGCGCCCCGCTCAAGGTGATGGGCGAGCAAGCGATAAACGACGAGAAGGACGTCGTGCTGACAGCGGGCGGATGGTGAGCCGCGGAAAAGGAGGTAAAACAAGGTAAGAAGGTAAGATTGAAGCAAGCCGCAGGCGGATGAGCCGCATAAGGCAGAAGGGAAGTGCAGCTTCTGCCGATCAAGGGTTAACGTATGCCCCAAACGGCGAGCGGATGAACCGCGGAGGTAAAAGGTAAGCGTAACACCGATATACCGATAACTGAACAAACTTAAAAAAATAAGCCCGTCGGGACTATATAAGCCCTGGCGGGCTTATTTTACCTAAATCATTACACCTTCATTCACTCCCGCTAAATAAGCGTCGGGGAATGAGAGTATCCCGCGGCAATGGAGGCTTGCGCGGGATAGTCCCGCCGGTGCCTTTTGGGCCATGGCATTACATGGCCTTAAGTTTATAAGTCGCCTCACTTGAAAACAGTCTGCAAGAGTACATCAAATGAATCGAACAGATACAAGATACTGCGCAACCGAGATTTGAGCCGGCTCCGGAAACGTTCAATCAGGTTTAGTTCCGGCGAATAAGGATGATTGGACCTCTTTCAGGTGCGTGAGCTGTATGACGCACCCCCCGCAGTCCCTATTTCCTTATCTCAGCAGGGCCTAATATCCTTACCCCATAGTGACCGGCCGTAACCTGCCTATTGACCTGACATCTGTTTCAGCGCCTGCTCCAATTTTTTGAGCTGCTCACCGTAGCCTGCCCAGTCGCCCTGCCTCTGGAAGGCTTTCGCTTTCTCCAGTATCTGGGCCGTTTCCCTGGCGAGGTCCTTGAGAGACGCCTTCGCGGTTGGCGGGGATCCGGACTCAGCTTCGGACTTGGCCGAAGGAGACGCTTTTCTGCTGCCGAAAAGCGAGATAAGGCACTGCTCCAGGTTCTCCTCCATAACTACATTGTTCTCGTAAGCGGCAATGACTCGCCTGAGTTCCGGAAGTCCTCCCTTGTCCTCGGCTGCCAGAAAGAGCGGCTGAATGTATAGGAGCGATTTATCGACAGGGATGATCTGGAGGCTGCCTCTTATCACCTGTGATCCCCGTTGGCCCCAGAGCGTAAGCTGCTGGGAGATAAATGAGTCCTGGTCAATCCTTGCGTCAACTTGCCTCGGTCCGAATATGAGCCGGTCTTTCGGAAAGTTAAAGACAAGGAGTTTCCCGTAATTGGGCTCGTCGCATCTGGCTGCGAACCACGCGGCGAGGTTGTCTCTTTTTGCCGGCGTGTAAGGCATGAGAAGTACATACTCTTCCTTTTTTTCCTCCGGAAGTTTCATGATCAGGTAATAGGGCTCCATGGGTTTCTCGCCATGGCGCGGCATCTCCCACAGGTCTTCTTTGTTATAAAAAACCTTCGGGTCGTTCATATGATAGGCAGAGTAGAAGGAGGTCTGGACCTTAAACAGGTCTTTCGGATACCTTATGTGTTCCCTGAGTCCCGCGGGCATCTCGCTCATGGGTTTCAGAAATCCCGGGAAGATGGCGCTTACCACCTTTGCCACGGCGTCTTCCGGGTCGCTCAGATAAAAATCAACCTTACCGTCATAGGCGTCCACCGTGACCTTTACAGAGTTCCTCATGTAGTTCATGCCGCCGTTTAAGGGTTTTGCATAGGGCATGCGGTGCGACATGGTATATGCGTCAATCATCCAGTAGACTTTGCCGTTATCGGAGATGACCACGTAAGGGTCTGAATCGTAAAGCAGGAATGGAGCAATCTTATCGATCCGGTTCAATATGTTGCGATTATATAAAATTCTGCTTTCGCTCCTGATCTCCGCAGTAAGCGGTATCTTTACCGTCTGGAAATATACGGCGAAAAGCAGTCTTTTAGCCAGTGAGTCGAGGCTTATCCCTCCTGACCCCTTATATGAAGCATACACATTGCCTTTGGCGGTCGGATAGCTGAACTCGGGGTTTTTCGTATTCACGATTACGTAGTCGCTGGTAAGTTCGCCGTAATATATCTCAGGCACAGAGACTTTTACGTCCGCCGCCGATACGGGCGGGATGTCCTTGACGATGAATTCAGGCAGACCTTCCTTTGATATCCTGCTGGCATAGCCCATGACAATGCCGTTGCCATGAGTAAAGACCAGTTTTTCGTTAACCCACGACTTGCTCGGAAGGTCGTCATAGGAGAGCTCCCTTGCTGAGAGCAGGACCTGCCTGTACTCTCCCCCTATTGTATAACGGTCGTTGTCGATACTATGGAAGCGGTAATATGTCCGGATCTGCTGCAACTGACTGTATGTTTTGAGAAGGGGCGATTCATCCCACAGCCTGATATTCTTGATCGTGGCCTCGTTGTTAGAGATATCTTTCGCGGTGATATTAAACGATACGTCAAAAGGGACGACCTCGGCTTTGTTGAGATTATAGGCATATCTCGTAAGCTCAATATGGTTCTTGATAAAAGGCTCTTCCAATGCCAGTTCGCTTGGAGCGACCCTGAAATTCTGGAGGAGAGCAGGATAGATCCCCGTCCCTGTGATATAGAGAAAAATAAGCGCGGCAGTGGGAAAAATAACAGCTTTCAATCTATCTTTATAGAGTCCCCAGGCAAAGAAAAGACCTGCGAGAATCGTCAAAGGCATGAGAACCTTAAGCACCACAAGTCTTCCATAGATGTCGGAGTATCCTGCCCCTGTTATGATGCTGTGTGAAGAATAAAGTGAATCGAACCTTTCAAGATAGAATCCGAAAGCCAGCTTTATAAAGAACAGCAGGACAAGAACAGCCAAATGTACTTTGGCATGCCCCATGAGCAATATGCCTCTTCCTG contains:
- a CDS encoding UPF0182 family protein; this encodes MIRRFGRTLLIISLFVAFLVVSKFTGICVDWLFFNEVGFEKVFIRTISAEILTGLGFGLAFFIFVGLNALLACRGKTFPIDILFMHRMKFTFDPEKLVRILKPAGLSVAFFGAWITGLWGSSIWVQALSFFNSINTGTNEPVFGHDIGFYLFRLPMWEHINGFSGFLLFFTILVVVAIYAIRGSVILSGRGILLMGHAKVHLAVLVLLFFIKLAFGFYLERFDSLYSSHSIITGAGYSDIYGRLVVLKVLMPLTILAGLFFAWGLYKDRLKAVIFPTAALIFLYITGTGIYPALLQNFRVAPSELALEEPFIKNHIELTRYAYNLNKAEVVPFDVSFNITAKDISNNEATIKNIRLWDESPLLKTYSQLQQIRTYYRFHSIDNDRYTIGGEYRQVLLSARELSYDDLPSKSWVNEKLVFTHGNGIVMGYASRISKEGLPEFIVKDIPPVSAADVKVSVPEIYYGELTSDYVIVNTKNPEFSYPTAKGNVYASYKGSGGISLDSLAKRLLFAVYFQTVKIPLTAEIRSESRILYNRNILNRIDKIAPFLLYDSDPYVVISDNGKVYWMIDAYTMSHRMPYAKPLNGGMNYMRNSVKVTVDAYDGKVDFYLSDPEDAVAKVVSAIFPGFLKPMSEMPAGLREHIRYPKDLFKVQTSFYSAYHMNDPKVFYNKEDLWEMPRHGEKPMEPYYLIMKLPEEKKEEYVLLMPYTPAKRDNLAAWFAARCDEPNYGKLLVFNFPKDRLIFGPRQVDARIDQDSFISQQLTLWGQRGSQVIRGSLQIIPVDKSLLYIQPLFLAAEDKGGLPELRRVIAAYENNVVMEENLEQCLISLFGSRKASPSAKSEAESGSPPTAKASLKDLARETAQILEKAKAFQRQGDWAGYGEQLKKLEQALKQMSGQ